The following are encoded in a window of Cryptococcus neoformans var. neoformans B-3501A chromosome 13, whole genome shotgun sequence genomic DNA:
- a CDS encoding hypothetical protein (Match to ESTs gb|CF190783.1|CF190783, gb|CF190782.1|CF190782, gb|CF187548.1|CF187548; HMMPfam hit to COX15-CtaA, Cytochrome oxidase assembly protein, score: 268.5, E(): 1.1e-77), whose amino-acid sequence MLTTSLRRALQTGIKAELSNAPIAPRAFSTTSLVFTRPTPRPIVLPYFTPCTRSSFFFPSHTFKFPRSLSTAAPKNKVYSDIPNSLPYWLYGCSAVVFGIIVIGGLTRLTESGLSIVEWNPITGILPPITKEDWDAEWEKYKVSPEGIIMNANISRDEFKKIFYMEWGHRLAGRALGIGFLLPTVYYLARYKLPRPLPTKLLLIGLGIGFQGVLGWWMVKSGLDEQIITDNSVPRVSQYRLAAHYSAAVALYLGMLSTAIGIQRDMKLAKNPAIVSALNIPAVKKFRGLVHLSGMMVALTAVTGAFVAGLDAGLVYNEFPMMGDGLVPPKDELFDQRYARSGSDKIWRNMLENPVTAQFDHRVLATTTFTILCTLPFAARRLPFPAARRLAALTTAAAVTQVTLGISTLLYLVPISLASMHQTGSVVLLTCIMALGGALRKPSRMIRYMRRV is encoded by the exons ATGCTTACCACGTCCCTCAGGCGGGCTCTCCAGACAGGCATCAAAGCCGAGCTCTCAAATGCCCCTATAGCACCCCGTGCATTTTCCACCACTTCCCTCGTTTTCACCCGCCCAACCCCGCGTCCAATCGTACTCCCCTACTTTACTCCTTGCACTcgctcttcattcttcttcccctcacATACTTTCAAGTTCCCCCGATCATTATCGACTGCTGCACCCAAGAATAAAGTTTACTCTGATATTCCCAATTCATTGCCATACTGGCTTTATGGCTGTTCAGCGGTCGTCTTCGGGATCATTGTAATTGGTGGTCTCACAAGATTGACCGAATCAGGTCTCAGTATTGTGGAATGGAACCCTATTACTGGCATTTTGCCGCCCATAACCAAGGAAGACTGGGATGCGGAATGGGAAAAGTACAAAGTATCACCCGAAGGTATCATAATGAACGCGAACATTTCTAGGGATGAGTTTAAGAAGATCTTTTACATGGAATGGGGTCACCGTCTTGCTGGGCGAGCTCTTGGCATTGG tttccttcttcccaccgTCTACTACCTTGCGCGATACAAGCTTCCCCGTCCTCTGCCCACCAAGCTCCTCCTTATCGGCCTTGGTATCGGATTCCAAGGTGTTCTTGGCTGGTGGATGGTGAAATCTGGTCTCGATGAACAAATTATCACCGACAACTCTGTTCCTCGTGTCTCTCAATATCGTCTCGCCGCACACTACAGTGCTGCCGTCGCTCTTTATCTTGGTATGCTCTCAACTGCTATCGGTATCCAGCGCGACATGAAGCTCGCCAAGAACCCTGCTATCGTTTCTGCACTCAACATCCCCGCTGTTAAGAAATTTAGGGGATTGGTTCACCTTTCCGGTATGATGGTCGCCCTTACTGCTGTCACCGGTGCTTTCGTGGCTGGCCTTGATGCTGGTTTGGTCTACAACGAGTTCCCCATGATGGGTGATGGTTTGGTGCCTCCCAAGGACGAGCTTTTCGACCAGAGATATGCCAGATCAGGGTCTGACAAGATTTGGAGAAATATGCTCGAGAACCCTGTTACCGCTCAGTTTGACCACCGTGTTCTG GCTACTACCACCTTTACGATCCTCTGTACTCTTCCATTCGCCGCTCGAAGATTACCCTTCCCCGCTGCCCGTCGCCTTGCTGCCCTCACAACCGCTGCCGCCGTCACTCAGGTCACCCTCGGTATCAGCACTCTTTTGTATCTTGTGCCCATCTCCCTCGCTTCCATGCATCAGACAGGTAGCGTTGTTCTTTTGACTTGTATTATGGCGTTGGGAGGAGCTTTGAGGAAGCCCAGCAGGATGATCAGATACATGCGTAGAGTGTAG
- a CDS encoding hypothetical protein (HMMPfam hit to Y_phosphatase, Protein-tyrosine phosphatase, score: 80.7, E(): 3.6e-21) — protein MASMANIERAYRVLADREVTRLEYSLLRKPSTEQAFYSVHNSLKHKRNNRYSNVLAYDRTAVTVDGEYLNANVVTDGKGGRWIAAQAPPPQAFNTFFKALYSGAAIGRLPNNVILVQLTGWEESGIPKADPYMEHKMPDMGVHLSRREIIDRISSTLTEVALQGDRRVNLFHYQFDAWPDHGVPTGAAVQALRELVKEVDEKRRELDCEVWVHCSAGVGRTGTFIALSSLLSPDEPNVSSPIGPLPRETPFANAEGCLCRLSVNLSFCTKCNNNKSP, from the exons ATGGCTTCCATGGCAAACATAGAGCGAGCATACAGAGTTCTTGCAGACAGAGAAGTCACCAGGCTAGAGTATTCGCTGCTCCGCAAGCCCTCGACAGAACAAGCTTTCTATTCTGTCCACAACTCTTTAAAACACAAACGCAACAATCGATATTCTAACGTCCTCGCCTATGACCGTACAGCTGTCACTGTGGATGGGGAGTACTTGAATGCCAATGTGGTAACAGATGGAAAAGGTGGACGGTGGATAGCAGCTCAG GCTCCCCCACCGCAAGCCTTCAACACTTTCTTCAAGGCTCTCTATTCAGGAGCTGCCATAGGGAGACTCCCCAATAATGTGATATTAGTCCAGCTTACAGGCTGGGAAGAGTCTGGGATACCCAAAGCAGACCCTTACAT GGAGCATAAAATGCCAGACATGGGGGTGCATCTTTCTCGGAGAGAAATCATTGACAGAATATCAAGCACACTGACTGAAGTTGCTTTGCAAGGGGATAGGCGAGTGAATTTGTTCCACTACCAATTCGACGCCTGGCCGGATCATGGTGTGCCCACGGGAGCAGCGGTGCAAGCGTTGCGAGAGTTAGTAAAGGAAGTCgacgagaaaaggagggagCTTGATTGTGAAGTTTGGGTTCACTG CTCTGCCGGTGTTGGTCGCACTGGAACATTCATTGCACTTTCATCACTCCTTTCACCTGACGAACCTAATGTATCGTCTCCCATAGGCCCACTCCCGCGAGAA ACACCATTCGCGAATGCCGAGGGATGCTTGTGCAGACTCTCAGTCAATTTGAGCTTCTGTACCAAATGCAATAATAACAAGTCCCCGTAG
- a CDS encoding hypothetical protein (Match to ESTs gb|CF188097.1|CF188097, gb|CF188096.1|CF188096; HMMPfam hit to Syja_N, SacI homology domain, score: 203.1, E(): 5.5e-58), translated as MAQTTSLPPRFTVPPLPPHIYRRLTLIVHDDGVVLSPDNGQSILIHWGVKGKIEPVDGDEQGELIIGGVLGVARLWDAAYLFVFLPRTGTPLFPPHDDDEPPHEHEVFSLGDVHAVPLTQEGATSSINRMLAIQVSRQPKTKTKWSLALPITGAGATASEEDHLSNSDTSSEETPEADETPIPPKSRQWRKFMPKLRKKQDASTTPEPPKRQELEHKIVRQIVREFGAGFFFSYDFDLTRTLQHKRQVVSQRTATGAAFSDLIQKDNTLFPPSQSSTFQTPINPALDEDFIEPDIQVPLWRRVDKRFFWNEWLMKDFIDLGLHSYVLPVMQGWVQSATFSIPIPPNPLQPDVSLGAIPVDLVVVSRRSKDRAGLRYQRRGIDDNGHVANMVETEMIVRAKVEGKSSLFSFTQVRGSIPLRWSQSPYSMKPPPILNEPVDKTYAVANLHFNDLTSRYGPITIINLSEQDGKEAVVTNGYQELVNSLERDDLKYVGFDFHAKCHGMKWENIVELVDSLDFESMGYLWTLQGDAIREQKGAFRTNCIDCLDRTNVVQSAIARRVLNTMLMQLGLQISAPTVENIFNDIWANNGDIISRCYAHTSALKGDFVRTGKRDLSGMLHDGVSSLSRMFYGAISDFFAQAVISFLLGHRNLAVFSEFLETLTSEDASSVVRLDRIRSVAIETCSARVLSDGEEKIGGWILLSPDPRSVKISSDLEEKILLLTRSAIYVVTFNYSLEKVVQFTRIPLPSITSIQKGAYILSTLQEASRDPKENAGFLINFSPTDESTRYSTYSLRNKTAPATPTKRPTAATPSTPTPSVEHATINPDVTEYYAFKALPGQSGDATCAETVSQIVEQIAEACKRNDLVVEKDVVSLTEAESSTSLLAKMDYAFKRALWL; from the exons ATGGCGCAAACAACTTCCCTACCTCCTAGATTCACAGTgccgcctcttccacctcatATTTATCGCCGACTAACATTAATCGttcatgatgatggagtCGTCCTCTCTCCAGACAACGGCCAGAGCATTTTGATCCACTGGGGagtcaagggcaagattgAACCTGTTGATGGCGACGAGCAAGGAGAGTTGATAATCGGTGGAGTATTAGGTGTTGCAAGGCTATGGGATG CGGCCTATCTGTTTGTCTTCTTACCTCGTACCGGGACACCTTTGTTCCCTCCTcatgacgatgatgaaccTCCACATGAACATGAAGTATTTTCTCTGGGTGATGTGCATGCCGTGCCACTCACTCAAGAAGGTGCCACTTCTTCTATCAATCGTATGCTAGCCATCCAGGTCTCTCGTCAACCCAAAACGAAAACGAAGTGGAGCTTGGCGCTCCCCATAACAGGTGCTGGTGCCACAGCCTCAGAGGAGGATCACCTGTCCAACTCTGATACCTCATCTGAGGAGACGCCTGAAGCCGATGAAACTCCTATACCTCCGAAATCTCGGCAATGGAGAAAGTTTATGCCCAAACTACGAAAGAAGCAAGATGCATCGACCACTCCTGAACCTCCAAAGAGGCAAGAGCTGGAACATAAGATTGTTCGCCAAATCGTCAGGGAGTTTGGGGCAGGCTTTTTCTTCAGCTACGACTTTGATCTTACTCGTACGTTACAGCACAAACGACAGGTCGTTTCGCAGCGAACAGCTACGGGTGCAGCTTTTAGCGACCTCATTCAAAAGGACAACACCCTTTTCCCACCGTCTCAATCGAGCACCTTTCAGACACCTATCAATCCAGCCCTAGATGAGGACTTTATTGAGCCAGACATCCAGGTACCCTTATGGAGAAGGGTTGATAAGCGTTTCTTTTGGAACGAATGGCTCATGAAAGATTTCATCGACCTCGGACTCCATTCATACGTCCTACCAGTGATGCAAGGATGGGTGCAATCAGCGACTTTTAGTATACCTATCCCTCCCAATCCTTTACAGCCTGATGTTTCACTTGGGGCTATACCTGTTGACCTTGTTGTCGTATCGAGAAGGAGTAAAGATCGCGCGGGACTTAGGtatcaaagaagaggaatcgATGATAACGGACATGTGGCAAACATGGTGGAGACCGAAATGATTGTCCGAGCAAAG GTTGAGGGTAAATCCTCTCTGTTCAGTTTCACCCAAGTCAGGGGATCTATCCCGTTACGCTGGTCTCAAAGCCCTTACTCAATGAAGCCGCCCCCAATACTCAATGAGCCTGTCGACAAGACGTACGCCGTTGCCAACTTACATTTCAATGATTTGACATCCCGCTATGGGCCTATT ACAATTATAAATTTGTCTGAacaagatggaaaagaagcagTGGTGACCAATGGCTACCAAGAGCTAGTCAACAGCCTCGAAAGAGATGATCTCAAATACGTTGGATTCGACTTTCATGCAAAATGTCACGGAATGAAATGGGAGAACATCGTCGAACTCGTCGACTCTCTCGACTTTGAGTCCATGGGTTATCTTTGGACCTTGCAAGGAGATGCCATTCGAGAGCAAAAGGGTGCTTTCAGGACCAA CTGTATTGACTGTCTTGATCGAACCAACGTCGTCCAGTCTGCGATCGCTCGTCGAGTTCTTAACACGATGCTCATGCAACTTGGCCTCCAGATCAGCGCTCCCACTGTGGAAAACATTTTCAACGATATCTGGGCGAATAATGGTGACATTATCAGTCGTTGCTATGCGCATACTTCGGCATTGAAAGGAGATTTCGTGAGAACAGGGAAACGAGATCTTTCGGGCATG CTCCATGATGGTGTCAGCTCGCTCAGTAGAATGTTCTACGGCGCCATCTCTGATTTTTTTGCGCAAGCTGTCATATCTTTCCTGCTTGGCCATCGAAACTTGGCAGTCTTCAGCGAGTTTTTGGAGACTCTTACAAGCGAAGATGCTTCCAGTGTAGTGAGATTGGATAGGATCAGGAGTGTTGCCA TTGAAACTTGCTCCGCTAGGGTTTTAAGcgatggagaggagaaaatTGGTGGATGGATATTACTTTCGCCGGACCCAAGGAGTGTTAAAATAAGTTCCGAcctggaggagaagattctACTCCTG ACACGAAGCGCCATCTACGTAGTCACCTTCAATTACTCTCTTGAAAAGGTCGTGCAGTTTACCCGCATACCCTTACCATCCATCACATCTATTCAAAAGGGAGCATATATTTTATCTACCTTGCAAGAGGCAAGTCGGGATCCCAAAGAA AATGCCGGCTTTCTCATCAACTTCTCCCCCACCGACGAGTCTACACGCTACAGTACATACTCCCTACGCAACAAGACTGCTCCCGCTACTCCAACAAAGAGGCCGACAGCCGCTACACCCTCGACGCCCACACCTTCTGTCGAACATGCCACCATCAACCCCGATGTTACCGAATACTACGCATTCAAGGCTCTTCCAGGACAATCAGGTGATGCGACTTGCGCGGAGACTGTGAGTCAGATAGTGGAGCAGATCGCCGAAGCGTGTAAAAGGAACGATTTGGTAGTTGAAAAAGACGTCGTTAG CCTTACAGAAGCCGAATCTTCGACGTCTCTACTTGCGAAAATGGATTACGCTTTCAAGCGAGCATTGTGGTTGTAA
- a CDS encoding hypothetical protein (HMMPfam hit to CN_hydrolase, Carbon-nitrogen hydrolase, score: 69.9, E(): 6.4e-18) encodes MPRIALAQTSPASAPSGPPALEKAHSTSPFPTLDQNLVDVVDFVERAAAEKAEVVVFPEYFLQGIVNEARQYLTFPSKYLLSFLCHLAKAHRVCLVGTIVHGSRNNGPAFPASDPFSHIPLKSGPRPSKVTLQQLEWAKYLEQHPLSSEENSTPIVKNTAFFIDEEGVLQGEYVKQNLWHPEREYIVAGIEPRQVFETKWGKAGLLICWDMSHPSAAQELADLGVDIIFAPTYWMATDSEPLIHNHPHPTDYETSVVSALCLTRAFETETVWIMCNAGGDAIEGFMGGSGVWAPLRGRVGGCGVEASLQIVDVETDVLKDARQTYKIREDWSKKQAT; translated from the exons ATGCCGCGTATCGCCCTCGCTCAAACGAGCCCAGCCTCCGCCCCTTCTGGCCCGCCCGCTCTTGAGAAAGCCCATTCcacctctcctttcccaacCTTGGATCAGAACCTTGTGGATGTAGTTGACTTTGTTGAACGTGCTGCTGCCGAAAAAGCAGAAGTTGTTGTCTTCCCAGAGTATTTCTTGCAAGGTATCGTGAACGAAGCTCGACAA TACCTCACATTCCCTTCCAAGTACttgctctccttcctgTGCCACTTGGCCAAGGCTCACAGGGTTTGCCTCGTGGGAACAATTGTCCATGGCTCGCGTAACAATGGTCCCGCCTTCCCTGCCTCGGACCCCTTCTCTCATATTCCCCTCAAGTCTGGTCCTAGACCTTCGAAGGTCACTCTTCAGCAACTAGAGTGGGCCAAATACCTTGAGCAACACCCCCTTTCGTCCGAAGAGAACAGTACACCGATAGTGAAAAATACGGCTTTTTTCATTGACGAAGAGGGCGTTTTGCAAGGCGAGTATGTGAAGCAGAACTTGTGGCATCCGGAGAG AGAGTATATCGTCGCTGGTATAGAACCTCGACAGGTATTTGAGACCAAGTGGGGCAAAGCAGGGCTGTTGATAT GCTGGGATATGTCTCACCCTTCTGCTGCTCAAGAGCTTGCCGATTTGGGGGTAGACATCATCTTTGCTCCCACGTATTGGATGGCTACCGACAGTGAACC GTTGATCCATAACCACCCGCACCCGACCGATTATGAGACTAGCGTTGTCTCAGCTCTGTGCCTTACCCGAGCATTTGAAACCGAAACTGTCTGGATCATGTGCAATGCCGGTGGAGATGCCATTGAAGGCTTCATGGGAGGAAGTGGTGTATGGGCTCCCCTGAGGGGAAGAGTAGGTGGATGCGGAGTTGAGGCCAGTTTACAGATTGTCGACGTAGAAACGGACGTCCTCAAG GACGCCAGACAAACGTATAAGATCAGGGAGGATTggagcaagaagcaagcTACATAA
- a CDS encoding hypothetical protein (HMMPfam hit to BAH, BAH domain, score: 58.2, E(): 2.3e-14; HMMPfam hit to Bromodomain, Bromodomain, score: 54.1, E(): 3.7e-13) has translation MPPRKTTRSQKLQIPVPVYFPGNAEGRGFNEKQWEACRDILSRVYGAKAGSRRLSDIFQELPDREEFADYYNAIPEPECLDHIAAQLASQAYPNPETFFKQLHLVFLNAKHYNEENSTVYIDAIKLEQQIFRDWSAKVEAQVFFHNNPYHNNPVKPGRKSIRGFSALPTKSTRPGPLTEVPRLNSIAQPSPIPTFAKPPSGPSTPSSVPASTSASLNRPARSNPSPQSRPISSSNITLTLSHDYSTAQSNSPSDQTRMAPRDADQAIIAARDATLPKWEGPKEVLPGNPAPGGIPGSGWFGEGTADYERNIGGPEQWPHKIREVLRAVEGYRDHSGQRLAEVLDILPEVVDIPFLSFNHPLSFARINAIADASRYLSLRDFDMDMARLFEKARRWFHDGSEEYGRVLVLQRLYNALTSIYPLQLPPSGIPEPSSIAFASIPAGPGNARSMHEATQELRAGAAEEQVGYGITTFRVGTKDRVFTEEARHKGVAYRLGDYVHVMNPDDPTRPIIGQIFKTFVPTKGKQTHHASICWYYRPEQTVHTPDQMFYEHEVFKTGQFCDHPVEDIMERISVQFYVKYIRGRPREGEFYPGWPVYVCNSRFNHRDYNIVRIKNWNSCIPEELRQTDFMSIIPFERVIEARMVPSPLSQGVQGPGFFGEPKKVLGGSAAQDDDDDDDEDKGRRRGRPSVHSAAHTPAPQTQPRAQPAAAVYRASPAVVPPPQPQAAPGVVPAPQIPVTQPVVAQQPIRTFAALMGGQQALDQVAHRETLPAETARLFPTDARGQVLWFSGPPLAPGAIHIPQQPVHSVEYLQYLTKRKRGEKWTPRKTNRRSVVGLSGTQNVEKPDEDLSNLWWAEGKSSEEVFDSLRELVEDKS, from the exons aTGCCTCCTAGAAAGACTACGCGCAGCCAGAAGCTACAGATCCCAGTACCGGTATATTTTCCGGGCAATGCGGAAGGAAGGGGTTTCAACGAGAAGCAATGGGAAGCCTGCAGAGATATTTTGAGTAGAGTATATGGAGCTAAAGCGGGAAG TCGTAGGCTTTCCGATATATTCCAAGAGCTTCCAGACAGGGAAGAATTTGCAGATTACTATAACGCTATACCAGAGCCTGAGTGTTTAGACCATATTGCT GCTCAACTCGCGTCTCAAGCGTATCCAAATCCCGAAACATTCTTCAAGCAACTCCATCTTGTCTTTCTTAACGCAAAACATT ATAACGAGGAAAACTCCACCGTCTACATTGACGCCATCAAACTCGAACAGCAGATCTTCCGGGACTGGTCAGCAAAGGTAGAAGCTCAGGTGTTTTTCCACAACAACCCGTATCACAACAATCCAGTCAAgccaggaaggaagagtatCCGAGGCTTTTCAGCGCTCCCGACAAAGTCAACGAGGCCAGGCCCATTAACGGAAGTGCCACGTCTCAACTCTATCGCACAGCCTAGTCCTATCCCAACCTTTGCAAAACCCCCTTCCGGTCCTTCTACCCCATCGTCCGTGCCGGCCTCTACATCTGCATCCCTCAACAGACCCGCACGTTCcaatccatctcctcaaagcCGCCCAATATCATCTTCTAATATTACTCTAACTCTCAGTCACGATTACTCGACTGCCCAATCAAATTCCCCGTCAGATCAAACGAGGATGGCACCGCGCGATGCTGACCAGGCTATCATCGCAGCTAGAGACGCGACATTGCCAAAATGGGAGGGACCTAAAGAGGTATTACCTGGAAATCCCGCACCAGGCGGCATCCCAGGGAGCGGATGGTTTGGTGAAGGCACGGCCGATTATGAAAGAAACATTGGCGGGCCTGAGCAATGGCCGCACAAGATAAGAGAAGTGTTGAGAGCCGTAGAAGGTTATAGAGATCATAG TGGCCAAAGGCTTGCTGAGGTCCTTGACATCTTGCCCGAGGTGGTAGATATCCCGTTCCTGTCATTTAAT CATCCCCTTTCCTTTGCCCGAATCAATGCCATCGCGGACGCGTCACGATATCTGAGCTTACGAGATTTTGACATGGACATGGCGCGACTGTTCGAAAAAGCCAGACGATGGTTCCATGACGGATCAGAAGAGTACGGCCGAGTGCTCGTGCTGCAAAGACTTTACAATGCCCTAACTTCCAtctatcctcttcaactccCCCCTTCTGGCATCCCAGAGCCTTCATCAATAGCGTTTGCTTCGATTCCTGCTGGCCCAGGGAACGCTCGTTCAATGCACGAGGCGACACAAGAACTCAGGGCCGGGGCAGCAGAGGAGCAAGTCGGATACGGCATTACCACTTTCAGGGTTGGCACTAAAGATAGAGTGTTCACAGAGGAAGCTAGACATAAAGGGGTAGCGTACAGACTCG GTGACTACGTTCATGTAATGAATCCAGATGACCCTACAAGACCGATCATCGGCCAAATTTTCAAGACCTTCGTTCCTACAAAGGGGAAGCAAACACATCATGCTTCAATTTGTTGGTATTATCGACCTGAACAA ACTGTTCACACCCCCGACCAAATGTTCTATGAGCATGAGGTGTTCAAGACTGGACAATTTTGTGACCACCCTGTTGAGGACATTATGGAAAGAATTTCAGTTCAATTCTACGTCAAGTATATCCGTGGGCGGCCTAGAGAGGGGGAATTCTATCCGGGATGGCCTGTTT ATGTTTGTAATTCACGTTTCAACCACCGTGATTATAACATTGTCAGAATTAAAAATTGGAATAGTTGTATTCCCGAA GAACTCCGACAAACTGACTTCATGTCAATCATCCCATTTGAACGTGTCATAGAAGCTCGCATGGTGCCGTCACCATTATCGCAAGGAGTTCAAGGCCCAGGGTTCTTCGGCGAACCAAAGAAGGTCCTTGGCGGTAGTGCCGCgcaggatgatgacgatgatgacgatgaagacaaggggaggagaagggggagacCCTCTGTACATTCTGCCGCTCATACACCTGCGCCTCAAACCCAGCCACGGGCGCAGCCCGCTGCCGCAGTGTATCGTGCCTCACCAGCTGTGGTACCgcctcctcaacctcagGCAGCTCCAGGAGTCGTGCCGGCGCCGCAGATCCCTGTAACACAACCTGTTGTGGCGCAACAACCCATCAGGACATTTGCAGCTCTCATGGGGGGGCAGCAAGCTCTGGACCAAGTGGCTCATCGAGAGACGCTTCCAGCGGAAACAG ctcgcctcttccccaCTGATGCCCGAGGGCAAGTACTATGGTTCTCTGGGCCACCGTTGGCTCCTGGCGCTATCCATATCCCTCAACAGCCTGTCCATTCCGTCGAGTACCTTCAATATCTGACCAAGCGAAAGAGAGGCGAAAAGTGGACTCCAAGAAAAACGAACCGAAGGTCAGTCGTGGGATTATCTGGTACTCAAAATGTGGAAAAACCAGATGAGGACCTCAGCAACCTTTGGTGGGCGGAAGGAAAGTCGAGTGAAGAGGTGTTTGATAGTCTCCGAGAGCTCGTTGAGGACAAGTCATAG
- a CDS encoding hypothetical protein (Match to ESTs gb|CF189757.1|CF189757, gb|CF186272.1|CF186272, gb|CF192815.1|CF192815; HMMPfam hit to AA_permease, Amino acid permease, score: 570.2, E(): 1.6e-168) has protein sequence MSSAIEKEGSIRGRTSQEVVSAGYDPKKGGDGVDTVVTPAHAEKGSYEGEGIHVGEGTVHRQLKQRHMAMIALGGAIGTGLFVGSGSALASGGPVGVWLGYIFMASMVYAMMVALGEMAALYPVSGAFTHYASRFVDPSLGFALGFNYWYSYAITIPTEVVAASIVISYWDTTTNVAVYITVCLVLIWFINFWGARAYGEAEFWFSSIKVITIVGLIILGIVLMCGGGPNHDAIGFRYWRNPGPFAQITINNGDGVIPGRWGQFLAFWNVFVQAAFSFIGTEIIATTLGEAENPRKTVPRAIKRVFFRLLFFYVFGIFIISVLVPYTEPNLLNGTGTAAASPFVIAIENAGIKALPSIVNAVLLISAWSAGNSDLYASSRTLYALALERQMPRFFRRCTKRGLPIWCVVITGLFGFLSYMNTGGETAEKAFDWLYNLSAITGIITWWAILLSYLRFYYGLKKQGLSRDDFPYRAPFQPWLSWYGFIFFTLIILFNGFTVFLKGNWDASSFVAAYITLPIFAVCWIGWKLVKKTRVVPLAEIDFHSGRRELDELEALDAERFKAETKYQKIISILF, from the exons ATGTCAAGCGCaattgaaaaagaaggaagtaTTAGGGGGAGAACATCCCAAGAGGTCGTCAGCGCGGGATACGACCCAAAGAAAGGTGGCGATGGTGTAGACACAGTGGTCACCCCTGCACATGCGGAAAAAGGCAGTTATGAAGGCG AAGGCATCCATGTTGGCGAAGGAACTGTTCATCGTCAGTTGAAGCAGCGTCATATGGCCATGATCGCTCTTGGTGGAGCGATTGGTACTG GTCTCTTCGTTGGTTCTGGGTCTGCTTTGGCCAGCGGTGGTCCTGTGGGCGTGTGGCTTGGTTATATCTTCATGGCGTCTATGGT ATACGCGATGATGGTGGCGCTTGGAGAAATGGCAGCTTTATACCCGGTTTCTGGTGCCTTCACTCATTACGCGTCACGTTTCGTCGATCCTTCTCTTGGTTTCGCGCTTGGTTTCAACTACTGGTATTCTTACGCTATCACCATTCCGACtgaggttgttgctgcCAGTATTGTGATCTCATATTGGGATACAACAACGAATGTCGCCGTTTACATTACCGTATGCCTTGTGCTGATTTGGTTCATTAACTTCTGGGGA GCCAGAGCGTATGGTGAAGCAGAATTTTGgttctcttccatcaagGTTATCACCATCGTGGGCCTCATTATCTTAGGAATCGTTTTGATGTGTGGTGGCGGTCCC AACCATGACGCTATTGGTTTCCGATACTGGCGTAACCCAGGACCATTTGCGCAAATCACAATTAATAATGGTGACGGTGTTATCCCCGGACGATGGGGTCAGTTCCTCGCCTTCTGGAATGTCTTTGTACAGGctgctttctctttcatcgGTACTGAAATCATTGCTACCACTTTGGGTGAGGCCGAGAACCCCAGGAAGACGGTCCCTCGAGCGATCAAGCGTGTTTTCTTCCG tttgctcttcttctacgTCTTTGGCATTTTTATCATCTCGGTCCTTGTTCCGTACACCGAGcccaatctcctcaatGGAACTGGCACCGCTgccgcttctcctttcgTCATTGCTATTGAGAACGCGGGTATTAaagctcttccttccattgtCAACGCTGTGCTCCTTATTTCTGCTTGGTCGGCTGGTAACTCAGATCTCTatgcttcttctcgaacCCTATATGCTCTCGCGCTCGAGCGCCAGATGCCTCGTTTCTTTCGACGATGCACCAAAAGGGGTCTTCCCATCTGGTGTGTTGTAATCACAGGTCTTTTTGGTTTTCTTTCATACATGAACACTGGCGGTGAGACGGCTGAGAAGGCATTTGACTGGTTGTACAACTTGTCTGCCATTACAGGTATCATCACGTGGTG GGCTATTCTGCTTTCGTATCTTCGATTCTACTATggtttgaagaagcaggGTCTCAGTCGAGACGATTTCCCATACCGCGCTCCTTTCCAGCCTTGGCTTTCTTGGTATGgctttatcttcttcactctcatcATTCTT TTCAACGGTTTCACTGTCTTCTTGAAGGGCAACTGGGatgcctcttcctttgtTGCTGCCTATATTA CGCTGCCCATCTTCGCTGTCTGCTGGATTGGATGGAAACTTGTTAAGAAGACCAGGGTAGTTCCTTTGGCCGAGATCGACTTCCACAGTGGACGAAGGGAATtggatgagcttgaagcATTGGATGCGGAAAGGTTTAAGGCGGAGACCAAGTACCAAAAAATTATCAGTATCTTGTTTTAA